CCCGCTTTTACAATAGAAAAAACTGAAGAAGATAAAAAATCGGATGATCTGGTTGAACAGTTTGGTAATTATGATGAAAAACTAGATTTATCTGGTTATAAATACCCAACAATAGATTTGCTCGAGAATTATGGCACCAATAAAATTTCGGTAAATGCCGAAGAATTGGAAGCCAATAAAAATAAAATTGTAGAAACGCTTAATCATTACAATATTGAAATTGATAAGATTAAGGCAACCATTGGCCCAACGGTTACCCTTTACGAAATTATTCCGGCCCCTGGGGTAAGGATTTCGAAAATTAAAAACCTGGAGGATGATATTGCACTTTCGTTAGCGGCCTTAGGTATCCGTATTATTGCACCAATGCCTGGTAAAGGTACCATTGGTATCGAGGTGCCGAACCAACACCCTGAAATGGTGCCCATGCGGAGCATTCTAAATACCGAAAAATGGAGCCAAACCACTATGGATTTGCCTATTGCGTTAGGTAAAACCATTAGTAACGAGGTGTTTATTGCCGATTTGGCTAAAATGCCTCACTTACTGGTGGCAGGGGCAACCGGTCAGGGTAAATCGGTGGGTATTAATGCCATTCTGGTTTCGCTATTGTTTAAAAAACACCCCGCGCAGTTAAAATTCGTGCTTGTTGATCCAAAGAAAGTAGAGTTAACGCTGTTTAACCGTATTGAAAGGCACTTTTTAGCTAAACTTCCGGGCGAGGCCGATGCCATTATTACAGATACCAAAAAAGTTGTAAATACGCTAAACTCACTTTGTATCGAAATGGATCAGCGTTACGATTTGTTGAAAGATGCGCAGGTTAGGAATTTAAAAGAATACAACGATAAATTTGTTAAACGCAAGCTTAATCCAAATAACGGGCACCGCTTTTTACCTTTCATTGTTTTAGTGGTTGATGAGTTTGCCGATTTAATGATGACAGCAGGTAAAGAGGTGGAGGCACCAATTGCACGTTTGGCACAATTAGCCCGGGCTATTGGTATTCACTTGGTTCTGGCCACACAGCGTCCATCTGTAAATATTATTACAGGTACCATTAAAGCCAACTTCCCGGCCAGGTTAGCCTTTAGGGTATTGTCGAAAATCGACTCAAGAACCATTTTGGATAGTGGTGGCGCCGATCAGTTAATTGGCCGTGGTGATATGCTTTTATCTACAGGTAGCGACTTAATCAGGCTACAGTGTGCTTTCGTTGATACACCTGAGGTAGACCGCATTTCTGAATACATTGGTAACCAACGCGGTTATGCTGATGCTTACCAACTGCCTGAATATATAGATGAAGCAGGAGAGGGCAGTAAAGCCGATTTTGACCCTAATGAACGCGATAAGTTCTTTGAAGATGCAGCCAGACTGATTGTGATGCATCAGCAGGGCTCTACATCCTTAATACAACGCAAACTAAAATTAGGCTACAACAGGGCTGGCCGCATTATCGATCAACTAGAGGCTGCGGGTATTGTTGGTCCGTTTGAAGGAAGTAAGGCGCGCGAAGTTTTGTACCCGGATGAATATTCTTTGGAACAGTTCTTGAATAGTATGGATGACAAGGACTAGATTAAACCATTTAACAATAATCTACTCTAACGTTTCAAAGGAAAAATTTAAAAAAGAAAAGATGAAGAAATTAATTTCGGCATTAATGGTTGTAGTTGCTTTTACAACTTCAACTTATGCTCAAACTGATGCGAAAGCTAAAGCCATTTTAGCGGAGGTGAGTAAAAAATACAAATCGTATAATGTAGTTAAAACAGATTTTACCTTCACTTTGGATAACCCAAAGGCAAAAGTAAAAGAAACCCAGCAAGGTACTTTGTATGTTAAAGCGAACTCTAATAAGTATAAAGTAGCCATGACTAACCAGGAATTGTTTAGTGATGGTAAAAGCCAATGGACTTATTTGAAAAAAGACAAAGAAGTGCAGGTAAGTAATGTAGATAACAGTGGCGATGCCATTAACCCTGCTAAAATTTTCACTGTTTATGAGAAAGGATTTAAATACGTTTATACCGGCGATGAAAAAGTAGGGGTAAAACTTATCAAATGATCGATTTAACTCCTGTAGATGCTAAAAAATCGATTTTTAAAGTACGTTTAAGTATCGATAAAACAGCTAAACAAATTGCAAACGTGGTGTTGTTCGATAAAAATGGAAACAAATACACTTACAATGTGAAAACTTTTTCGCCAAATGTAAATGTACCGGAAACTACCTTTGCTTTCGATGCCAAAAAATATCCTGGTGTAGAAGTGGTAGATTTAAGATAATTGTTATTACCGCCAAGGCGGGATGAAACCTGAAAGGTTCAGTTGGAAACAGCTGAACCTTTTTTTGTGTGCAAAAAAAAAATCAGCGGATCATTATATGAGTAATATTTGTGTTTTGACTGTTTATGTTTACAAATGTTTTCCGGGAACGTTTGCACACAAAAACATGGTTTTAATGGCTATTGTGTCTTTTTGTGATTAATTTCATGTCAATATCATAACCAAATAT
The nucleotide sequence above comes from Pedobacter riviphilus. Encoded proteins:
- a CDS encoding FtsK/SpoIIIE family DNA translocase; this translates as MSVRGNQFKTNTFRDKGAESAPGRSSSGRQPKEKRDFLPSFDLADGRAVKIVGLFFVILSLYFLIAFTSYLFTWQDDQSYVIDANGGWGNLFKTAEELKEAGVSIPVVQNWLGKFGALLSHQFIYEWFGIASFLFVLAFFIIGYRLLFKVKILSISKTLGYSFFFLLFISLTLGFAHSFWSESPHYLEGEFGYWSNKLLSAQIGAAGVAGLIAFAGLTILIIAYNIDFKFPERKAKEVYLDNETPDYVNDIRAQAVKNKTFEEEPSAPIEFPVHDKPVGNERKQQNVVLQPSRYEEKEEEETVAPVVLSPLAANLPLATAAASSLPLVVEPPIETEKEPAFTIEKTEEDKKSDDLVEQFGNYDEKLDLSGYKYPTIDLLENYGTNKISVNAEELEANKNKIVETLNHYNIEIDKIKATIGPTVTLYEIIPAPGVRISKIKNLEDDIALSLAALGIRIIAPMPGKGTIGIEVPNQHPEMVPMRSILNTEKWSQTTMDLPIALGKTISNEVFIADLAKMPHLLVAGATGQGKSVGINAILVSLLFKKHPAQLKFVLVDPKKVELTLFNRIERHFLAKLPGEADAIITDTKKVVNTLNSLCIEMDQRYDLLKDAQVRNLKEYNDKFVKRKLNPNNGHRFLPFIVLVVDEFADLMMTAGKEVEAPIARLAQLARAIGIHLVLATQRPSVNIITGTIKANFPARLAFRVLSKIDSRTILDSGGADQLIGRGDMLLSTGSDLIRLQCAFVDTPEVDRISEYIGNQRGYADAYQLPEYIDEAGEGSKADFDPNERDKFFEDAARLIVMHQQGSTSLIQRKLKLGYNRAGRIIDQLEAAGIVGPFEGSKAREVLYPDEYSLEQFLNSMDDKD
- a CDS encoding LolA family protein codes for the protein MKKLISALMVVVAFTTSTYAQTDAKAKAILAEVSKKYKSYNVVKTDFTFTLDNPKAKVKETQQGTLYVKANSNKYKVAMTNQELFSDGKSQWTYLKKDKEVQVSNVDNSGDAINPAKIFTVYEKGFKYVYTGDEKVGVKLIK
- a CDS encoding LolA family protein, coding for MIDLTPVDAKKSIFKVRLSIDKTAKQIANVVLFDKNGNKYTYNVKTFSPNVNVPETTFAFDAKKYPGVEVVDLR